In one window of Desulfuribacillus alkaliarsenatis DNA:
- a CDS encoding YheC/YheD family protein, which yields MFIKTITSNEDVIYLNRKAIWKHRIPSRYMIFKFGQWQRPIRIQLSYQMDADTIGLSSKLASAISMPSKIPYELKVTNKTLQIGPVIAICVCKFNSSLSYSRMAGELPRFTKYKEIQGVMFLFAAEGVNTNKKTIDGYYYAPNQNDLEKKFVKSSIPYPDAVYIRAKMDERVINDIKSEIGDKLFNDFNYDKLQLWNWVKNNEHLKQLFPYTEQVKSPEHVIKILDDFRAVYLKPTAGSKAKGIIYVAKKEGQYLVKEHQKTKFKKYRKQGLLKYLQKISGKTYLVQQSIEVAHGNRRVDIRVYMQRNKQGAWESPGFIVRFAKKGKITTNPTATNIDQVHKGINPLMQVYGITEIEARSLERKMFTTCKELCEYVDKQRGHYADVAIDLIVDYNLDIWFLEVNKRLLTNTLMLLDDKKELFYKVKSKPIEYAKAIAGF from the coding sequence ATGTTTATAAAAACTATAACTAGTAATGAAGACGTAATATATTTAAATAGAAAAGCAATTTGGAAACATAGAATTCCTTCACGTTATATGATTTTCAAATTTGGGCAATGGCAAAGACCGATACGTATTCAATTGTCGTATCAGATGGATGCAGATACAATAGGTCTATCCTCAAAGCTAGCAAGTGCAATTTCCATGCCTTCTAAAATACCATACGAGCTAAAGGTAACAAATAAAACACTGCAAATTGGTCCAGTAATAGCAATCTGTGTTTGTAAATTTAATAGTAGCTTAAGTTATAGTCGTATGGCAGGGGAGCTTCCTAGGTTTACTAAATATAAGGAAATACAAGGCGTTATGTTTTTGTTCGCGGCAGAAGGAGTAAACACTAATAAGAAGACTATTGATGGCTACTATTATGCTCCTAATCAAAACGATTTAGAAAAGAAGTTTGTTAAAAGTTCGATACCATACCCAGATGCTGTCTATATCCGTGCTAAGATGGATGAACGGGTCATTAACGATATTAAATCAGAAATTGGAGATAAGCTATTTAATGATTTTAACTACGACAAACTTCAATTATGGAATTGGGTAAAAAATAATGAACATCTAAAACAGCTATTCCCTTACACGGAGCAAGTAAAAAGCCCAGAGCATGTTATAAAGATACTGGATGATTTTAGGGCTGTTTATTTAAAGCCCACTGCGGGATCAAAAGCTAAAGGTATAATATACGTTGCTAAAAAAGAAGGGCAGTATCTAGTAAAAGAGCATCAAAAAACGAAGTTTAAGAAATATCGCAAGCAAGGGCTACTAAAATACCTGCAAAAAATTTCTGGAAAGACCTATCTCGTACAACAAAGTATCGAAGTAGCACACGGAAATCGTAGAGTGGATATTCGTGTCTATATGCAAAGAAACAAGCAGGGAGCCTGGGAAAGCCCTGGTTTTATCGTTCGATTTGCTAAAAAAGGGAAAATAACCACGAATCCAACAGCAACTAACATAGATCAAGTGCATAAAGGAATCAATCCATTGATGCAAGTGTACGGCATAACAGAAATAGAGGCTAGAAGTCTAGAAAGAAAAATGTTTACAACCTGTAAAGAGCTCTGTGAATACGTAGATAAGCAGCGGGGACATTATGCTGATGTTGCTATAGATTTAATTGTAGATTACAATTTAGATATATGGTTCTTAGAAGTGAACAAGCGATTGTTGACAAATACATTAATGCTATTAGATGATAAAAAAGAATTGTTTTATAAAGTAAAATCTAAACCAATAGAATATGCGAAAGCGATTGCAGGTTTTTAG
- a CDS encoding WG repeat-containing protein: MFQQIAYENIIKAHLPIGAELVVSTKDCSRALVFAVDIDGDGCQEVVGGYRFQEQMHLMILKKHVSGWYVLATIEGKGYNVNYCKVAPITGKNVNNLVVGWKVGVMWSELAIYTWTQNKLVNIAPESMYFSNIEVNPFTERGIGYDAYKVALWKHDTGDAYQVDVWSWKDDKLVQAYDVYPAYFKKVVKYYTVLTQEFPQSPVYWYYLADAQYKTGMLEEALTTLETAQAFENSFPSREVLESLEKRILSKIDSVPTNNSAIIEAENVIEINLFPASMKTTRGSKWGYIDKEGIFVIEPKYHYAMDFQANGLAVIEDASGLSGLINMQGEYIIKPTYNMITSFREGRASAVDNTGYWLIDEQGKMITKKAYNYIGTFYEGRALYTDIDKQGNYLYGYLDRQGSEVIPMKYRSGTDFNEGRAVVQVDDKRSALIGLNGEVYQTYPYSSVGSYSDGLLKFQEQPGGKFGYINAEGEVIIKPKYTWAQDFADGKAIVTNQENYKNRTGLIDKQGKYIVEPRYNSILDLKEERYAVGKAIDEEQPFIGSLYALADTEGNILTDYLYRNVMEYGNGVASVNDGERTFFIDLQGQKVKDLPSISGTGTMELVGNESLVKVNIDMRIFYLKPTGEIVWRQNSVIPLKGNYRVLEKKYMPNKDYLVYLPIIEGMKSKKKQDEVNKRLKKLSNVKPIDGDKQLDYSYNGDFSIEYYKMRLLVLELNGYHFPFGAAHGMPSKTYPHVDLVTGEFYKLEDLFKQSSNYVKALSDIIAEQIKTDPQYSYVFPDSFKGIKPDQPFYVSRDILHIYFAPYEIAPYVAGFPTFKIPFREIDDIINKRGSFWRAFHKLYV; this comes from the coding sequence ATGTTTCAACAAATTGCTTATGAAAATATAATAAAAGCACATCTGCCGATAGGGGCAGAGCTGGTGGTATCTACCAAGGACTGCTCGCGGGCATTGGTATTTGCAGTTGATATTGATGGTGATGGCTGCCAAGAAGTAGTTGGTGGATATCGCTTTCAAGAGCAGATGCATTTAATGATTTTGAAAAAACACGTAAGTGGTTGGTATGTACTTGCTACGATTGAAGGTAAAGGGTATAACGTTAATTATTGCAAAGTAGCACCAATTACAGGGAAAAATGTTAACAATCTTGTAGTAGGCTGGAAGGTTGGCGTTATGTGGAGTGAGCTAGCAATCTATACATGGACGCAGAACAAGCTGGTAAACATCGCTCCAGAAAGCATGTATTTCAGTAATATTGAAGTGAACCCGTTCACAGAACGGGGTATTGGCTATGACGCTTATAAAGTAGCATTATGGAAGCATGATACAGGCGATGCCTATCAAGTGGATGTTTGGAGTTGGAAAGATGATAAGCTAGTACAGGCCTACGATGTCTATCCAGCATATTTCAAAAAAGTAGTAAAATACTATACTGTATTAACACAAGAGTTTCCACAATCTCCAGTTTACTGGTATTACTTAGCCGATGCTCAATATAAAACAGGTATGTTAGAAGAAGCACTGACGACATTAGAAACAGCCCAAGCCTTTGAGAATTCTTTCCCATCAAGAGAAGTTCTAGAGTCGCTAGAAAAACGCATTCTTAGTAAAATTGATTCTGTACCTACTAATAATTCAGCAATAATAGAGGCTGAAAATGTTATTGAGATAAATTTATTCCCAGCGTCAATGAAGACAACAAGGGGCAGTAAGTGGGGCTATATTGATAAAGAAGGGATTTTCGTTATTGAGCCTAAATATCACTATGCTATGGACTTTCAGGCTAACGGTCTAGCGGTGATTGAAGATGCATCAGGGCTAAGCGGACTTATAAATATGCAGGGTGAATATATAATAAAGCCGACCTATAATATGATTACAAGCTTCAGGGAAGGCAGGGCATCGGCTGTTGATAATACAGGATATTGGCTAATAGATGAACAAGGTAAAATGATAACGAAGAAAGCATATAATTATATCGGAACATTTTATGAAGGGAGAGCACTTTATACAGATATAGATAAACAAGGAAATTACCTATATGGGTATCTAGATAGACAAGGTAGTGAAGTTATTCCAATGAAGTACCGGTCTGGAACTGATTTTAATGAAGGTAGGGCGGTCGTGCAGGTTGACGATAAGCGTTCAGCGCTAATAGGGCTAAATGGAGAAGTATATCAAACCTACCCGTATAGTAGTGTTGGGTCTTATAGTGATGGTTTACTAAAGTTTCAAGAACAGCCTGGTGGTAAATTTGGATATATAAACGCTGAAGGCGAAGTGATTATAAAGCCTAAATATACTTGGGCACAAGATTTTGCAGATGGTAAAGCTATAGTAACGAATCAAGAAAACTATAAAAACAGAACGGGTTTAATCGATAAGCAAGGTAAGTACATTGTTGAACCAAGATACAATAGCATATTAGACCTAAAGGAAGAACGCTATGCAGTCGGCAAAGCAATAGATGAGGAACAGCCTTTTATAGGGTCTTTATATGCTCTTGCAGATACTGAAGGTAACATATTGACAGACTACTTGTATCGAAATGTTATGGAGTATGGAAATGGTGTAGCATCCGTAAATGACGGTGAGAGAACCTTTTTTATTGACCTACAAGGTCAGAAAGTGAAAGACCTTCCATCTATTAGTGGAACTGGAACAATGGAACTAGTTGGGAACGAAAGCCTAGTTAAAGTAAATATAGATATGCGCATATTTTATTTGAAGCCTACAGGTGAAATCGTATGGCGACAAAACTCCGTAATACCTCTGAAGGGCAATTACAGAGTGCTAGAAAAGAAATATATGCCAAACAAGGATTATCTGGTTTATTTGCCGATAATAGAGGGAATGAAAAGTAAGAAGAAGCAAGACGAAGTAAATAAAAGGCTGAAAAAGCTATCAAATGTTAAGCCAATAGATGGTGACAAGCAGCTTGATTATAGCTATAACGGCGACTTTTCAATAGAATACTATAAGATGAGACTGTTAGTCTTGGAGCTTAATGGCTACCATTTTCCATTCGGAGCGGCACATGGAATGCCAAGCAAAACATACCCACATGTGGACTTAGTTACGGGTGAGTTCTATAAGCTTGAAGATTTGTTTAAGCAAAGCAGTAACTATGTCAAAGCTTTAAGCGATATTATAGCAGAACAAATTAAGACTGACCCACAATATTCCTATGTGTTCCCTGATAGTTTTAAGGGCATTAAGCCTGACCAACCATTTTATGTTTCGCGCGATATATTGCATATTTATTTTGCACCATATGAAATAGCACCTTATGTTGCGGGGTTCCCGACTTTTAAAATTCCTTTCAGAGAAATTGATGACATAATAAACAAGCGCGGTAGTTTCTGGAGAGCTTTTCACAAACTTTATGTTTGA
- the gshA gene encoding glutamate--cysteine ligase: MHWDFSSMISIFSSDERKQSLLDGLWGIEREAQRVTSDGSLALTPHPPAFGSKLDNPIITTDFSECQLELVTPAYATIEQAQASLRSIQSQVDKEITKNKEYLWPLSMPPKLPDEQAIPIATFGDSPEGKEREIYRQGLATRYGKKMQMISGIHYNYSLGEQLLEALYQEYGKHLSRIDFMNQLHFAIARNFLRYRWLLIYLFGASPNVDETYHSVICKELELIRKDYPDCYQAVQDFEKYATSLRVSRYGYSNVIEQMYRISFNSLEEYVSDIRKLINTKSEKFSKLGLYNDGKQVQLNDNVLQKENEFYSSIRLKPKMESGESQLEALEKRGVHYLEVRILDINPDESVGIGIEQLYFMQVFMLFCLFEENRDIVDDELERINENHHLVAMSGRRTDLQLQDLQESSRTINSWGKEIFHKLKIIAKMLDDINGDDKYMRIVEQEYMKIEDTSLLPSALIATEMKNHKHCFLEFGVARMRRFYDGFK; encoded by the coding sequence ATGCATTGGGATTTTTCTAGCATGATAAGTATATTTTCGAGCGATGAGCGAAAGCAAAGCTTGTTAGATGGGTTGTGGGGGATTGAACGTGAAGCACAGCGAGTAACCAGCGATGGCAGCTTAGCCCTAACCCCACATCCGCCAGCCTTTGGGAGCAAACTTGATAATCCGATAATTACTACGGATTTCTCTGAATGTCAGTTAGAATTAGTGACGCCTGCGTATGCCACTATCGAGCAAGCACAGGCTTCTTTACGTTCGATACAATCACAGGTTGACAAAGAAATAACAAAAAACAAAGAATATCTGTGGCCGTTGAGTATGCCGCCCAAATTACCTGATGAACAAGCAATCCCAATCGCTACCTTTGGAGATTCCCCTGAGGGCAAGGAACGGGAGATTTACAGACAAGGTCTGGCTACCCGCTACGGCAAAAAGATGCAAATGATTTCGGGTATTCACTACAACTATTCCTTAGGTGAGCAGCTATTGGAAGCACTTTACCAAGAGTATGGTAAACACTTAAGCAGGATAGATTTTATGAATCAGCTACATTTTGCGATAGCAAGAAACTTTCTGCGCTATCGTTGGCTGCTAATTTATTTGTTCGGTGCATCGCCAAACGTTGATGAAACATACCATTCAGTAATATGTAAGGAATTAGAACTAATTAGAAAAGACTATCCAGATTGCTACCAGGCTGTGCAAGACTTTGAGAAGTATGCAACATCCTTAAGGGTGAGTCGTTATGGATACTCGAACGTTATCGAACAAATGTATCGCATATCATTTAATAGCTTAGAAGAATACGTAAGTGATATACGCAAGCTGATTAATACGAAAAGCGAGAAGTTTTCAAAGCTAGGTTTGTACAATGATGGTAAGCAAGTACAGTTAAATGATAACGTGCTGCAAAAAGAGAATGAATTTTATTCGTCAATTAGACTTAAGCCTAAGATGGAGTCTGGCGAGTCTCAGCTTGAAGCGCTAGAAAAGCGCGGAGTTCATTACTTAGAGGTACGGATTCTTGATATCAATCCTGATGAGAGCGTCGGTATCGGCATAGAGCAGCTATATTTTATGCAAGTCTTTATGTTGTTTTGTTTATTTGAAGAAAATAGAGATATAGTTGACGATGAACTTGAGCGTATTAATGAAAACCACCACCTGGTAGCAATGTCGGGGCGGAGAACGGACTTACAATTACAAGATTTACAAGAAAGTAGCCGAACTATCAATAGCTGGGGAAAAGAAATATTCCATAAGCTAAAAATAATAGCTAAAATGCTAGATGATATTAACGGCGATGATAAATACATGCGTATCGTAGAACAAGAATACATGAAAATTGAAGACACTAGCTTACTGCCATCGGCACTAATAGCAACGGAAATGAAAAATCACAAGCATTGTTTCTTAGAATTCGGGGTTGCAAGAATGAGGAGGTTTTACGATGGATTTAAGTAA
- a CDS encoding ArsA family ATPase — protein MRIILYTGKGGVGKTSIAAATAVKSAREGKRTLIISADAAHSLGDSFDQKLSPEPMQLEDNLWAQEIDTNHELEQGWGMVQKYITTLFTANAVNDITTEELTIFPGIEDLLSLLRILKYYKEKTYDLIIVDCAPTGETLALLSFPDMFRWWMERFFSMKRKTIKVLKPIAEPLIGIPLPSDGVMGEFERIYNQLDEMRQIFTDRDTTSIRIVVNPEKMVVKEAQRSFTYLNIYNFNVDAIVVNRVIPEEVTDPYFSVWKDIQSKYKGMIRDSFEPVPIFQAPMFEKEVLGFDMLSRMAEEIFADNDATKVFYNQRTQTIEKTDTGYLLKIYMPFVEKHDLSLNQKGDELIIRAGLIKRTVTLPRTLRGYNVNGAKFENEYLNISLVGVTPNEE, from the coding sequence ATGAGAATTATTTTATACACAGGTAAGGGTGGAGTAGGGAAAACAAGTATTGCTGCTGCTACAGCAGTGAAAAGTGCTAGAGAAGGCAAGAGGACGCTAATTATTAGCGCAGATGCGGCCCACAGCTTGGGAGACTCATTTGACCAAAAGCTGTCACCAGAGCCAATGCAATTAGAGGATAATCTATGGGCACAAGAAATTGATACGAACCACGAATTAGAGCAAGGCTGGGGTATGGTACAGAAGTATATAACAACACTATTCACGGCAAACGCAGTTAACGATATTACTACTGAAGAGCTGACGATATTTCCAGGCATTGAAGACCTGCTCAGCTTGTTAAGGATTCTTAAATATTATAAAGAGAAAACATATGATTTAATTATTGTTGATTGCGCACCTACGGGCGAGACGTTAGCACTGTTAAGTTTTCCAGATATGTTCCGCTGGTGGATGGAGCGATTCTTCTCAATGAAGCGGAAAACGATTAAAGTGCTTAAACCAATAGCAGAACCATTAATAGGCATTCCATTGCCGAGCGACGGTGTTATGGGTGAGTTTGAACGAATTTACAACCAATTAGATGAAATGAGACAGATTTTTACTGATAGAGACACGACAAGTATTCGAATCGTTGTTAATCCTGAGAAGATGGTTGTAAAAGAAGCACAGCGTAGTTTTACGTATCTAAATATTTATAATTTTAATGTCGATGCAATCGTTGTTAATCGTGTGATACCAGAAGAGGTTACAGACCCATACTTTTCTGTTTGGAAGGATATTCAATCTAAATACAAAGGCATGATTCGTGATAGTTTTGAGCCTGTACCTATTTTTCAAGCTCCGATGTTTGAGAAGGAAGTTCTAGGATTTGATATGTTAAGTCGTATGGCAGAAGAAATTTTTGCCGACAATGATGCAACTAAGGTGTTTTATAACCAGCGCACACAGACGATTGAAAAAACTGACACTGGATATTTGTTAAAGATTTATATGCCATTCGTAGAAAAACACGACTTATCTCTGAATCAAAAAGGGGATGAACTAATTATCCGTGCTGGTCTAATTAAACGGACGGTTACACTACCACGTACATTGCGCGGATACAATGTAAATGGTGCGAAGTTTGAAAACGAGTACTTAAATATATCTTTAGTAGGAGTGACTCCGAATGAGGAATAA
- the gshAB gene encoding bifunctional glutamate--cysteine ligase GshA/glutathione synthetase GshB, whose amino-acid sequence MDLSKYKLELSTKIVIEEALRRNIKVEILDEQGQFIRLRKGDKVEYIKQATKTSIDSYVVPLIMENKEVTKIILREHGINVPGGISVSSEQEAIVKWSNYKGQDIVVKPKSTNFGEGVQILKANHTLEDYKVAIEQALTFDSSVMIEEFVTGKEYRFLVIADEVVAILHRIPANVIGDGVSTIEELIRAKNDDPLRGTGHVTPFEKIQLGAIERENLRMQGKTASDVPEQGQIIYLRENSNVSTGGDSIDFTDDIPTEYKEIAIKAVKAVGAKMCGLDMMIDDINAKPSPDNYSIIELNFNPAIYLHNFPYKGINRQVEKKVLDAIGFSESNC is encoded by the coding sequence ATGGATTTAAGTAAATATAAGCTGGAATTATCGACTAAAATTGTTATAGAGGAAGCGTTAAGAAGAAATATAAAAGTAGAGATACTTGACGAACAAGGACAATTTATTCGCTTACGTAAAGGCGATAAAGTAGAATACATAAAGCAAGCAACTAAAACATCGATAGATTCATATGTAGTACCGCTGATTATGGAAAATAAAGAAGTAACAAAAATAATATTGCGGGAGCATGGTATAAATGTTCCTGGTGGTATTTCAGTCTCATCTGAGCAGGAGGCAATAGTAAAATGGTCAAACTATAAGGGTCAGGATATCGTAGTAAAGCCAAAATCGACAAATTTTGGTGAAGGCGTACAGATTCTTAAGGCTAATCATACCCTAGAAGATTATAAGGTCGCAATCGAGCAAGCACTTACCTTTGATAGCTCTGTAATGATAGAGGAATTTGTAACTGGGAAGGAATATCGATTCCTTGTCATTGCGGATGAAGTTGTAGCAATTCTACATAGGATTCCAGCAAACGTCATTGGAGACGGTGTTAGTACTATTGAGGAGCTAATCCGAGCTAAAAATGATGATCCACTAAGGGGGACAGGCCATGTTACCCCGTTTGAGAAAATCCAATTAGGAGCTATCGAACGAGAAAATCTAAGAATGCAAGGAAAAACAGCAAGTGATGTTCCGGAGCAAGGACAGATAATCTACCTGCGTGAGAACTCTAATGTCAGTACAGGTGGAGATAGTATCGATTTCACAGACGACATACCTACCGAATATAAAGAAATAGCAATAAAAGCAGTAAAAGCTGTCGGTGCCAAGATGTGTGGATTAGATATGATGATAGACGATATAAATGCTAAACCAAGCCCAGATAATTACAGCATTATCGAACTAAACTTCAACCCTGCAATATATCTGCATAACTTCCCATACAAGGGCATAAACAGACAAGTGGAGAAGAAGGTGCTTGATGCCATTGGTTTTAGTGAAAGTAACTGCTAA
- the glnA gene encoding type I glutamate--ammonia ligase — MDTKKKRVLERVKEEGIEFIRLQFIDIFGMLKSVNVTPDELEDALEGNQMFDGSSIDGYARINESDQCLLPDPDTFQVMPWRPKEMGVARMICDVYNTDGTPFEGCPRTQLKKVLKEAADLGYELNMGPEGEFFLFHTDEKGRPTFDIHDHAGYFDLSPIDNGEDARRDIVLTMKKMGFQIEASHHEVAPGQHEIDFKYDEALRTADKWVTFRDVVKNIAKQHDLYATFMPKPFAGENGSAMHCNQSLFKDGKNIFFDPDKEYQLSDEALYYMGGLLKHAKGLTALGNPIINSYKRLRPGYEAPINIAWSNKNRSTLIRVPARRGSSTRIEFRSPDPIANPYLIYAAMLKAGLEGIKHKIMPPQSVEEDVYNLTAKQRADLELEYLPRDLYVALKEMEKDPLIEEAIGSHCFKRFLEGKYEEWNEYAEQVHQWEIDNYLKKY, encoded by the coding sequence ATGGATACAAAGAAAAAGAGGGTTTTAGAAAGGGTTAAAGAAGAGGGCATTGAATTTATTAGGCTACAGTTTATTGACATTTTTGGAATGCTGAAAAGCGTCAATGTAACGCCTGATGAGTTAGAAGACGCCTTAGAAGGAAATCAAATGTTTGACGGATCATCTATCGATGGCTATGCCCGGATTAATGAGTCTGATCAATGTTTGCTACCAGACCCAGACACTTTTCAGGTAATGCCATGGAGGCCTAAGGAAATGGGTGTTGCGCGTATGATATGCGACGTCTATAACACGGACGGCACACCATTCGAAGGATGTCCGCGTACGCAGCTTAAAAAAGTCTTGAAAGAAGCTGCAGACCTAGGATATGAATTAAACATGGGACCAGAGGGTGAGTTTTTCCTTTTCCATACCGATGAGAAAGGACGACCAACATTTGATATCCACGACCATGCTGGATACTTCGATTTATCGCCAATTGATAATGGAGAAGATGCTAGACGAGATATTGTACTGACTATGAAGAAGATGGGCTTCCAGATAGAAGCTTCTCACCATGAGGTTGCTCCTGGACAGCATGAAATCGATTTTAAATATGATGAAGCATTGCGTACAGCTGACAAATGGGTTACCTTTAGGGATGTTGTTAAAAACATTGCTAAGCAGCATGATTTATATGCAACATTTATGCCAAAGCCCTTTGCTGGCGAAAACGGATCAGCAATGCACTGTAATCAATCACTTTTTAAAGACGGCAAAAATATATTTTTTGATCCAGATAAGGAATACCAACTAAGTGATGAAGCTTTATACTATATGGGTGGCTTATTGAAGCATGCAAAAGGATTAACCGCACTTGGAAACCCGATAATTAATAGCTATAAGCGCTTGCGTCCTGGCTATGAAGCACCTATTAACATTGCTTGGTCTAACAAAAATAGAAGTACATTGATTAGAGTTCCAGCGAGACGCGGTTCTTCAACGAGGATAGAATTCAGAAGTCCAGATCCGATAGCAAACCCATATCTAATATATGCTGCTATGCTTAAGGCGGGGCTAGAAGGTATTAAGCACAAGATTATGCCACCTCAATCCGTGGAGGAAGATGTATATAACCTAACAGCTAAGCAAAGAGCCGACCTAGAGCTAGAATACTTGCCAAGGGATTTATATGTAGCCCTCAAGGAAATGGAAAAGGATCCTTTAATCGAGGAGGCTATTGGTTCACATTGCTTTAAACGCTTTTTAGAAGGAAAGTACGAAGAGTGGAACGAATATGCTGAACAGGTTCATCAATGGGAAATTGATAACTACCTGAAGAAGTATTAA
- a CDS encoding GGDEF domain-containing protein → MGIERYVDKLKGYFKVDSVIWAEVCIINLQRIQYLAWVMAIVHVAHVLLFWFHIPPSDSATAITWRYGIITVHAIMFVIALVFSIIAFLLKKSKQRLTSKTSIAFQGLVILAYLLFGIVVSTIDQLVTPEITPFLMATIGIAVVLLIHPLLAATNYLAAYVILYHAVAITQLEQELLLSIRVNGITVIGIGFGVAVMLWRIHITKIQQQQLIRKQKLELKDKNRQLEQLANCDSLTGLYNRTYIMEHVDTKIKGFCAEGLEINLVIMDIDHFKKVNDNYGHPAGDKVLKEVANILKTRLRKFDIIARIGGEEFLIILPRTTINETKKIAEKLRSEIESSRFIYDNHQIVVTASFGIASMLCSEQDPVSKSYYKADRALYKAKELGRNKVETAT, encoded by the coding sequence ATGGGGATAGAGAGATACGTAGATAAACTTAAAGGATATTTTAAAGTAGATTCAGTAATTTGGGCAGAGGTATGTATTATTAACCTACAGAGAATACAGTATCTAGCTTGGGTTATGGCAATTGTGCATGTAGCCCATGTGTTATTGTTTTGGTTTCATATACCACCTTCTGACTCTGCGACTGCAATTACTTGGAGATATGGAATAATAACTGTTCATGCTATCATGTTTGTAATAGCTTTGGTTTTCAGTATAATTGCATTTCTATTGAAAAAGAGCAAGCAAAGGCTAACATCAAAGACAAGTATAGCATTTCAAGGTTTAGTGATTCTTGCATACCTACTATTTGGCATAGTGGTTAGCACAATAGATCAACTTGTAACACCTGAAATAACTCCCTTTCTTATGGCAACCATAGGGATTGCAGTTGTTCTATTAATACATCCGCTTTTGGCTGCAACAAACTACCTAGCGGCATACGTAATTCTGTACCACGCAGTTGCTATTACGCAACTGGAGCAAGAGCTACTATTATCAATTAGAGTTAATGGTATAACGGTGATTGGTATTGGATTTGGAGTCGCTGTAATGCTATGGAGAATACATATTACAAAAATCCAACAGCAGCAATTAATTCGAAAGCAAAAGCTAGAGCTAAAAGATAAGAACCGACAATTGGAACAGCTAGCAAATTGTGATTCACTGACAGGTCTATATAATAGAACGTATATCATGGAGCATGTTGATACAAAGATTAAAGGGTTTTGTGCAGAAGGATTAGAAATAAACTTAGTAATAATGGACATAGACCATTTTAAAAAAGTTAACGATAATTATGGTCATCCAGCAGGGGATAAAGTTTTAAAAGAAGTAGCAAATATTTTGAAAACTAGACTAAGGAAATTTGATATCATTGCGCGTATTGGTGGTGAGGAGTTTTTAATAATTTTGCCGCGCACAACGATTAACGAAACCAAGAAAATCGCAGAGAAATTGCGAAGTGAAATAGAGTCTAGTAGGTTCATTTACGATAATCATCAAATAGTCGTTACTGCTAGCTTTGGTATTGCGTCGATGCTATGTAGTGAGCAGGACCCAGTAAGTAAGAGCTACTACAAGGCAGACAGAGCTTTGTACAAAGCTAAAGAGTTAGGAAGGAATAAAGTTGAAACAGCAACTTAA
- the metF gene encoding methylenetetrahydrofolate reductase [NAD(P)H]: protein MLIRDKFREKKPLISFEIFPPKKEYPVDTIYETIDDLYNMVPDFISVTYGAGGSTKGTTVDIASYITEKYGLSALAHLTCLTSSKEEITEILQALNSKGVRNILALRGDYPQKVDSNAEFPCAYSSALDLIKHIKQEGDFCVGAACYPEGHPDAKSEHEEFTYLKDKVDAGADFLVTQLFFDNEIFYRFMEQAQKYNINVPVVAGILPVLNKNQVEKIVSLTGCAMPKKFLRILDRYEHNPEALREAGLAYAIEQMIDLMSWGIDGIHIYTMNKPDATREIVNRIIEVRGALAGKPS, encoded by the coding sequence ATGTTAATTAGAGATAAGTTTAGGGAGAAAAAACCGTTGATTTCCTTTGAAATTTTTCCGCCGAAAAAAGAATATCCTGTTGATACCATATATGAAACTATTGATGATTTGTATAATATGGTGCCTGACTTTATCAGTGTAACCTACGGGGCTGGAGGCAGCACCAAAGGAACGACAGTTGATATTGCATCATATATAACGGAGAAGTATGGGCTTTCAGCGTTAGCTCATTTAACTTGCCTGACGTCTTCTAAGGAAGAGATTACGGAGATACTACAAGCATTAAATTCAAAGGGAGTAAGAAATATTCTTGCCTTGCGTGGAGACTATCCACAAAAGGTCGATTCAAATGCAGAGTTTCCGTGTGCTTATTCCAGTGCCCTTGACTTAATTAAACATATTAAGCAAGAAGGTGATTTCTGTGTTGGTGCAGCCTGTTATCCAGAAGGTCATCCAGATGCTAAATCAGAGCATGAGGAATTCACATATCTAAAGGATAAGGTTGATGCTGGTGCTGACTTCTTAGTTACGCAGTTATTTTTTGATAATGAGATTTTCTATAGATTTATGGAGCAGGCACAGAAGTATAATATAAATGTTCCAGTAGTAGCAGGTATTCTGCCAGTTCTAAATAAAAACCAAGTAGAGAAAATTGTTTCCCTAACAGGCTGCGCGATGCCAAAGAAATTCTTGAGAATTCTTGACAGATATGAACACAATCCAGAGGCTTTAAGAGAAGCAGGTCTAGCCTATGCTATTGAACAGATGATAGACTTAATGTCTTGGGGTATTGATGGAATTCATATATATACGATGAACAAGCCTGACGCAACTAGAGAAATTGTTAACCGCATTATAGAGGTGCGTGGAGCGCTCGCAGGCAAGCCATCATAA